A window of Pungitius pungitius chromosome 19, fPunPun2.1, whole genome shotgun sequence genomic DNA:
TCATTGTCTGTGGAGGATGTGCTCAATTATGAAAAGTTAAAAGTGCTCTGGTTGGTGATCAGCCGGAGCTAGAGGTCGACTCGATGACTCCCAGTGACGGTCATCTGTGTGGTAGGCTAGCTAACTCTGACTTTTTGTCTACGATCGACCAGCACCTGTCCTATCTCCCGCGCTTCACAAACAGGATGTGATAAGCTTGCTTGGCAGGTCCCCTAGTATCTTAAAAGATATACCCTCACATAAAAGTGTGCTAGAGCATGGCATTGATGTGGGCGATGCTGTTCCCCTTAAGCAGCATGCATCCCGCTGACCGCTAGCTAAAAGGGAGGCCATGGGGAAAGAGGTTCGTTATCTGGTAGAGAATGGTCTTGCTAAGCCCAGCTATAGTCCCTGGAGTTCTCCCTGCTTATTGGCGCTTAAGTCTGACTGACTGTAGTCCTCGCTTCACGTAAAACCAAGTCAACTACCGCCTTGACCAGCTCTTCAGGCTCAAGTGGGAGGCTGCAGACACATGATGACAGAAGATAAACCAGGAACACAGGAGGGTAGATCAAGTGGACCATCAGTAAATGACTGAGGCTGCACTGACCTGTAGCTGCAGGCCTAGGGGCCAGCAGCTTCTTAACCTGGGCCTGCATCTCCACTGCCGATAGAGAACGCCGCCCAGAGACAAAAGCCATGAGTGCTGAACCAAGAGGCCTATTATGACACACAAGGACATTAAAAATGAGACAACGTCACAAATAGCACCTCTTGAGGAACACGTACTGTGATGCACTCGTGACTCTCTGGCTTGCGGCCGatggagaggctgctgctggaggaggtggatgcagcagcagcagctgtggtccTCTGTCTCTGCTACGGACGTACTGGACGGCGTTCTCCATCTGCGTCCCTGGAGCTGGTGACGTCTTCCGCAGGTATTTGACAAAGCTgcacaaatcaaacaaacagtCATATGATGGTCGCCACAGCAACgtggtaataataatatgaaagtTATGATCTTTTTCTTGTCCGTAGAATCGTACAGACTCTCCAGGGACTCGAACTTGAAGTCCCCGAAGCCAACAAGGGCCTGTCCCTCCTGACCGGGCTGGAGGGACTTTGCCTGCACCTCCTCAAATGCCCGCTGGAACCTGACTGCCTCCACAAAGTTGGGCAGGCTGACCAGTAGGGGACGAAGGCGTCCTGTGAGGTTACGAAGTGAGATCAAATTCCACAATTTCTCTACTTGTAACTGTCTGAAAGTGAAGGACTTCACCTTGTTGGCCATCAGCGGGGACTGAGCCTCCGTCCTCTCGCGCTCCTTCTGGTGGGAGGCGACCAGATTCACGCTGTAACCCACGTTGTTCTCCAGGAGCCAGTGGAAGGTTCTGACCGAACTGCACCTTCCACCGACTCAGGACCAGGGCGGCGTTGGCGGTGTCACCGCCCTCTGAGACGACTTGAGCGAAATGCAAACTTGTGTCTCCATGTCAGGCTGTGAATGAATCaccttttttgatcatttttaggGCCTTCAGCTCCCAGTAGGCCTCGTCAGCTCTTTGTGTATTGGGACCAGACAG
This region includes:
- the LOC119198797 gene encoding uncharacterized protein LOC119198797 translates to MTSKKERERTEAQSPLMANKVKSFTFRQLQVEKLWNLISLRNLTGRLRPLLVSLPNFVEAVRFQRAFEEVQAKSLQPGQEGQALVGFGDFKFESLESLFVKYLRKTSPAPGTQMENAVQYVRSRDRGPQLLLLHPPPPAAASPSAASQRVTSASQPLGSALMAFVSGRRSLSAVEMQAQVKKLLAPRPAATVGSPGSPSSSLTTRPSARLIEIQLFEVLWMPEGGLLPSLQMGTSQDLIQWPSSCSSTTSRIDWNASRSARTSSFAVMRCSIKLTSAAGPGRAGLPTWAWSAPRNCRLTTSSPIIWPSAMMGWVGVSLPSSVPIIRPVTVSAPVALWGLGKDAGETS